A DNA window from Coffea arabica cultivar ET-39 chromosome 6c, Coffea Arabica ET-39 HiFi, whole genome shotgun sequence contains the following coding sequences:
- the LOC140008388 gene encoding uncharacterized protein: MGGGNKKKFNGKSKSRKPHRNFSSSARGQALFVEGGVLADWSSSFNSSPSREKNLNGGNGVSGSSKRSSNGKGRKGLNSGSGSVSGSGSRSESSKSRGNAIGYVYPSLDAQEGSFANGYEERESKLKNSCPIVLVDSEDTPIVAYIDEGPSKHIQCSEYNYDYTMGFTLDESSHRGLGFHNEAEETTAGIGMSANAEEKEDFYDSSASKEELNVDDENVSGDVEDEFLAETLSTGENSGFLSIGGLKIYTRDISDDENDESDGSEEEGLLDEESLESSESEDTTETSDSEESSDSSDIDDEVAADYFEGIGGSENIVDVDQLVGRNRRSSPDNGLLIDRLDDTLEKFGGIALQEASREYGMMKPQSSKRSLVKDSKISAGKSAWSSALDDIMAVKDPRTISGRKKHYAKFPKSWPFEAQKSRKFWNSPGEKKKHRKEMIAIKRRERMLGRGVDLQQINLKLQRMVLDGVEILSFQPMHSRDCSQVQRLASIYRLRSASQGSGKKRFVTVTRTQHTCMPSSSDTVRLEKLIGTNDKDLDFTVYDMDSVKRDRKTPKKTSKGAKSTLDKLQSEGNKKKRSGKRGSFAAQPVSFVSSGIMDSDMVEHSAIETSETSDNCQEKKHASSSIKYGAFELHTRGFGSKMMARMGYVEGCGLGKDGQGMAEPIEVLQRPKSLGLGAEIPETSDKLAKKECRPTVSGLSSELPGTRNKLGKKESAQFASFERHTKGFGSKVMAKMGFVEGMGLGKDSQGMIRPLVVARRPKSRGLGATG; encoded by the exons ATGGGAGGAGGGAACAAGAAAAAGTTTAATGGTAAATCCAAGAGCCGTAAACCACATAGGAACTTTTCATCATCAGCTCGAGGCCAAGCCCTTTTCGTGGAAGGCGGCGTCTTAGCCGATTGGTCTTCCTCCTTTAATTCTTCTCCCTCCAGAG AGAAGAATTTGAATGGTGGGAATGGAGTCTCTGGTTCTTCCAAGAGGTCTAGCAATGGAAAGGGGAGGAAAGGTTTGAACTCGGGTTCGGGTTCGGTCTCTGGGTCGGGTTCCAGAAGCGAATCTAGCAAGAGTAGAGGAAATGCTATTGGTTACGTGTATCCTTCCCTTGACGCTCAG GAAGGTTCATTTGCCAATGGATATGAGGAACGAGAGAGCAAATTAAAAAATTCATGTCCAATCGTTCTGGTTGATTCTGAGGATACCCCGATTGTTGCCTATATAGATGAGGGTCCCTCCAAGCATATTCAATGCTCGGAATACAATTATGATTACACTATGGGTTTCACATTAGATGAAAGCTCTCATAGAGGTTTAGGTTTCCATAACGAAGCAGAAGAGACTACAGCTGGTATTGGAATGTCTGCCAACGCAGAGGAGAAAGAAGATTTTTATGATTCATCAGCCTCTAAAGAGGAGTTGAATGTTGACGATGAGAATGTCAGTGGTGATGTTGAAGATGAATTTCTTGCTGAGACATTGTCTACCGGGGAGAATTCGGGATTTTTATCTATAGGTGGCTTGAAAATATATACACGAGATATCtcagatgatgaaaatgatgaaagtgaTGGAAGTGAAGAAGAAGGATTGCTGGATGAGGAAAGCTTGGAGTCTTCTGAATCAGAGGATACCACCGAAACATCTGATAGTGAAGAATCATCTGATAGTTCAGATATTGATGATGAGGTTGCTGCAGATTACTTTGAAGGCATTGGTGGGAGTGAAAATATTGTAGATGTTGATCAGCTGGTGGGACGAAATCGTCGTTCATCGCCTGATAATGGTCTTCTCATTGATAGACTTGACGACACCTTGGAAAAGTTTGGAGGCATTGCCCTTCAAGAGGCATCACGAGAATATGGCATGATGAAGCCTCAATCAAGTAAAAGGTCTCTTGTCAAAGATAGCAAAATTTCAGCTGGCAAGTCTGCCTGGTCATCAGCTTTGGATGACATAATGGCTGTAAAGGATCCAAGAACTATTTCTGGAAGAAAGAAGCATtatgccaaatttccaaagtcaTGGCCATTTGAGGCCCAAAAGAGtagaaaattttggaattctcCTG GTGAGAAGAAGAAGCATCGAAAGGAAATGATTGCAATCAAGCGTCGGGAGAGAATGCTGGGCCGCGGGGTTGATCTCCAGCAAATAAATTTG AAACTGCAGCGGATGGTTTTGGATGGAGTTGAGATTTTATCATTCCAGCCAATGCATTCTCGAGATTGTTCCCAG GTCCAAAGGCTGGCATCAATATACCGCTTAAGAAGTGCTTCTCAAGGTTCTGGCAAGAAAAG ATTTGTGACAGTTACAAGAACACAACATACTTGTATGCCATCTTCCAGTGATACAGTTCGTTTAGAGAAG TTGATAGGAACTAATGACAAGGATTTGGATTTCACTGTCTACGACATGGACTCAGTGAAGAGAGATAGGAAAACTCCAAAGAAGACTTCAAAAGGAGCCAAGTCAACTCTGGATAAATTGCAATCTGAAGGGAACAAAAAGAAACGAAGTGGGAAACGGGGCTCTTTTGCTGCTCAACCTGTGTCCTTTGTTTCCAGTGGTATAATGGATTCGGATATGGTTGAGCACTCGGCAATTGAAACGAGCGAGACAAGTGATAATTGCCAAGAAAAGAAACATGCTTCCAGTTCAATAAAATATGGTGCTTTTGAACTGCATACTAGAGGTTTTGGCTCGAAGATGATGGCTAGGATGGGATATGTAGAAGGATGCGGCTTGGGAAAGGATGGCCAAGGTATGGCCGAGCCCATTGAAGTTCTCCAACGTCCTAAATCGCTTGGATTAGGTGCTGAGATTCCTGAAACAAGTGATAAATTGGCAAAAAAGGAATGCCGACCAACAGTATCAGGGCTGTCTTCTGAACTCCCGGGGACGAGAaataaattgggaaaaaaaGAATCTGCACAATTTGCATCTTTTGAGAGGCATACAAAGGGATTTGGGTCAAAAGTGATGGCAAAGATGGGTTTTGTTGAAGGCATGGGCCTAGGGAAAGATTCACAAGGTATGATTAGGCCTCTGGTTGTAGCAAGACGTCCAAAATCCCGAGGATTGGGTGCCACTGGTTAA